A window of the Canis aureus isolate CA01 chromosome 29, VMU_Caureus_v.1.0, whole genome shotgun sequence genome harbors these coding sequences:
- the SLC18A3 gene encoding vesicular acetylcholine transporter has protein sequence MEPAASAGRGRGRGRGRGPLRAARAAAVKLSEAAGAALQDPRRHRRLVLVIVCVALFLDNMLYMVIVPIVPDYIAGMQKARRPTPGTEVSTPASVSANRGNTSESPTAATENEDVKIGVLFASKAILQLLVNPLSGPFIDRMSYDVPLLIGLGVLFASTLLFAFAEDYATLFAARSLQGLGSAFADTSGIAMIADKYPEEPERSRALGVALAFISFGSLVAPPFGGFLYQFAGKHTPFLVLAAVSLLDALLLLVVAKPFSAATRARANLPVGTPIHRLMLDPYIAVVAGALTTCNIPLAFLEPTIATWMEHTMAASEWETGMAWLPAFVPHVLGVYLTVRLAARYPHLQWLYGALGLAVIGASSCVVPACRSFAPLVVSLCGLCFGIALVDTALLPTLAFLVDVRHVSVYGSVYAIADISYSVAYALGPIVAGHIVHSLGFAQLSLGMGLANLLYAPVLLLLRNVGLLRRSRSERDVLLEEPPQGLYDAVRLRERPVSDPDGAPRSPSGPFDECEDVYNNYYTRS, from the coding sequence ATGGAACCCGCAGCgtccgcgggccggggccggggccggggccggggccggggtcccCTCCGAGCTGCCCGGGCGGCCGCCGTCAAGCTGTCCgaggcggcgggcgcggcgcTGCAGGATCCCCGGCGGCATCGGCGCCTGGTGCTGGTCATCGTGTGCGTGGCGCTGTTCCTGGACAACATGCTGTACATGGTCATCGTGCCCATCGTGCCCGACTACATTGCCGGCATGCAAAAGGCCCGCAGGCCCACCCCGGGCACCGAAGTGTCCACTCCGGCCAGCGTCAGCGCCAACAGGGGCAACACCTCAGAGTCCCCGACGGCGGCGACGGAGAATGAGGACGTGAAGATCGGGGTGCTGTTTGCCTCCAAGGCCATCCTGCAGCTGCTGGTGAACCCCCTGAGCGGACCCTTCATCGACCGGATGAGCTACGATGTGCCGCTGCTCATCGGCCTGGGGGTCCTGTTCGCTTCCACCTTGCTGTTCGCGTTCGCCGAGGACTACGCTACGCTCTTCGCTGCGCGCAGCTTGCAGGGCCTGGGCTCGGCCTTTGCGGATACGTCCGGCATTGCCATGATCGCCGACAAGTATCCCGAGGAGCCCGAGCGCAGTCGCGCGCTGGGCGTGGCTCTGGCCTTCATCAGCTTCGGCAGTCTAGTGGCGCCACCCTTCGGGGGCTTCCTCTACCAGTTCGCGGGCAAGCACACGCCCTTTCTGGTGCTGGCCGCTGTCTCGCTGCTCGACGCGCTTTTGCTGCTGGTGGTGGCCAAGCCCTTCTCCGCCGCGACGAGGGCGCGGGCCAACCTGCCGGTGGGCACACCCATCCACCGCCTCATGCTGGACCCTTACATCGCGGTGGTGGCCGGGGCACTCACCACCTGCAACATCCCTCTTGCCTTCCTCGAACCTACCATCGCCACGTGGATGGAGCACACGATGGCGGCATCTGAATGGGAGACCGGCATGGCCTGGCTGCCAGCCTTTGTGCCGCACGTGCTAGGCGTCTACCTCACCGTGCGCCTGGCGGCGCGCTACCCGCACCTGCAGTGGCTGTATGGAGCACTCGGGCTGGCAGTGATCGGAGCCAGCTCCTGCGTGGTGCCTGCCTGCCGCTCCTTCGCTCCGCTAGTGGTCTCGCTCTGTGGCCTCTGCTTTGGCATTGCGCTCGTTGACACGGCGCTGCTGCCCACCCTCGCCTTTCTCGTGGACGTGCGCCACGTCTCGGTCTACGGCAGCGTCTATGCCATCGCTGACATCTCCTATTCCGTGGCCTATGCGCTCGGGCCTATCGTGGCGGGCCACATAGTGCATTCGCTCGGTTTTGCGCAACTTAGCCTTGGCATGGGCCTGGCCAACCTGCTCTACGCGCCCGTCCTGCTGCTGCTGCGCAACGTGGGCCTCCTGAGGCGCTCCCGCTCGGAGCGCGACGTGCTGCTGGAGGAGCCACCGCAGGGTCTGTATGATGCTGTGCGCCTGCGTGAGCGCCCGGTGTCGGACCCGGACGGCGCACCCCGAAGCCCTTCGGGCCCCTTTGACGAATGCGAGGACGTCTACAACAATTACTACACCCGCAGCTAG